A single genomic interval of Lucilia cuprina isolate Lc7/37 chromosome 2, ASM2204524v1, whole genome shotgun sequence harbors:
- the LOC111690436 gene encoding intraflagellar transport protein 57 homolog yields MEDLQNNSLANALPVLNFQSDDLIEKLKLLNYEKTLLNDLKMKPLSRFYFVKSTNPGEQFYMFTLTCWWLCLKLGKNMERPQEYDDPNDVISKILAILEQMDVPIDFTPNKLIRGAGPNCIFVLDTLATHALKIMRLSCQKLHIAQEDEIANDYLEDNAEIILEKIEDEQNDALSDDNSELDLNQNSLRQWGQKRQHHILDHENISGGAGNSLQAADKLTDQQTWRLEFEEVMPQLKVYVRSDVRDWRAHLNQMNSLKESITEFTEGTQTELKKLHNEFTFSLDKIESREKHLNNELHNLIMQYKDVSIELSNVQYAHTQVLEETERSMDQLKSVISENDNKKAEMERRGQMMSDSSFVLQIKKAVSKIKDDVAHLNLEVALLINGIDRDILKRTGPGMEMEKFI; encoded by the exons atggAAGATTTACAAAACAATTCCTTGGCAAATGCTTTGCCAGTGCTCAACTTTCAATCAGATGATTTAATtgagaaattaaaacttttaaattatgaaaaaaccttattaaatgatttaaaaatgaaaCCTTTATCAAGGTTCTACTTTGTAAAGTCTACGAATCCTGGTGAACAATTTTACATGTTCACCTTAACTTGCTGGTGGCTATGCCTAAAGTTGGGTAAAAATATGGAACGTCCACAGGAGTACGATGATCCAAATGATGTTATATCGAAAATATTAGCAATACTAGAACAAATG gATGTACCCATCGATTTTACACCGAATAAACTTATACGAGGAGCTGGACCAAATTGTATCTTCGTCCTGGACACATTAGCCACACATGCATTGAAAATAATGAGACTATCATGTCAGAAACTGCATATAGCTCAAGAAGATGAAATTGCCAATGATTATTTAGAGGATAATGCTGAAATTATACTCGAGAAAATCGAAGATGAACAGAATGATGCACTCAGTGATGATAACAGCGAATTGGATCTAAATCAAAATTCCCTAAGACAGTGGGGACAAAAGAGGCAGCATCACATATTGGATCATGAAAATATTAGCGGAGGTGCTGGCAATAGTTTGCAGGCAGCGGATAAGTTAACGGATCAACAAACTTGGCGTTTGGAATTTGAAGAAGTGATGCCTCAGTTAAAGGTTTACGTACGAAGTGATGTAAGAGATTGGCGGGCGcatttaaatcaaatgaatAGTTTAAAGGAGAGTATAACAGAG tttacaGAAGGAACTCAAACCGAATTGAAAAAGTTACATAATGAGTTCACTTTCAGTTTGGATAAAATCGAGAGTCGTGAAAAACATTTGAATAACGAATTGCATAATTTAATTATGCAATATAAAGATGTTTCTATAGAATTGTCAAATGTCCAATATGCCCATACACAAGTTCTAGAAGAAACCGAACGTTCCATGGATCAACTGAAGTCTGTTATATCggaaaatgataataaaaaggCAGAAATGGAGAGAAGGGGACAAATGATGTCTGATAGCA GTTTTGTTTTACAGATTAAAAAAGCCGTCTCGAAAATTAAAGATGATGTGGCCCATTTGAATTTAGAGGTGGCTTTATTAATAAATGGCATAGATcgtgatattttaaaaagaactgGACCAGGCATGGAAATGgaaaagtttatataa